Part of the Lolium rigidum isolate FL_2022 chromosome 6, APGP_CSIRO_Lrig_0.1, whole genome shotgun sequence genome, GCATTCCCAACTCAATTGTATGCCCCTCCCAACATCTTTTATTTCACTTCTTGATGTGTTCTTCCACATGCGTTGACTGATACTTGAATACACACGCAGGTGGTTGTAAATTTACTGCATCCGCTAGCTGGATCGAACTGGACAAATGTCGTCTTCAGCATCGTGCCTTATccgaagaacttgactatatcatCGACATATTTGAGCATTCTTAGGTCCTCCTTCATGTCCTTGGTTGTGCGGCAGTCTACGCTCCACTTGACCGAGTCCCTCTTTGGCAATTCATCGTCCTTTGAAGTGCTTAAATTCCCTGGAGGAATAACAGTAATTCCTGCGCAAAATGTTTTTCTTCCTCAAGCTCACCGTGCAAGCTTTAATTTCACTCTGAATTTCCCAATCTACAAAGTGCAAGACAGAACTGATGAGTTAAAGGATCAGATGAAGACAGGACTGCTGCTCGATGCTAACGAGGTCAGTGCTACCTTCTCACCTTGTTCCTTTTTTGTCCATCACATTCATTGTTGAATACTCACTCCGTTCTGTTTTAGTATACATCTTGGACTAAATTTTTTGTTCCATATTAGTCTAAGATTGTAGCTTTGtaatcaacaacaccacaaaaaACGAAGCAGTCCTACTCTATCGATTGAATGCCATTAATTTTAATGCGGCGTGTATTGGTTGAAAGTTGTATTAAATGACTTGCTAATTGGTCTTAAAATTTGTAGAATGTAGACCAAAAGAGAACGGATGGAGTATGTCTGAAGGGTTTGGTTACTTGTTTGTTTCTTTATGTATGTGATAGATCCACTTGTACGACCTAATAAGCTTGTTGCATCTTCCAATCTGTCTTTTGTTTTTGGATGGGTATATGTAAGAAAGCCTCCATCGGCCGTGTTTGCCCATATTACTTTGTAGGGGAGAATGTAGGTCGATCAGCCAGAGGGTGTGCCTGTAGTGCTGTAGTGTGGTTCTTAAAGACATGATGGCAAGCCTATATTTGCTGATCCTAACTCAAGCTATGTCATTATTTAATCTTCACATGCATCTCTCCCATTCTTCTGTCCTACTCTGTTCGACACTTCTGGAATACCAATAGGACTGGGGCTTTAATTTCGAAATTTTCAGTACTGGTGTGCAGTAGTGTACAATGCCCTCCTTTTCTTCTTTAATTgaacttcgtttattgtgcattgcAGAATCTGTTCATCAAATTGGGAAATTTGCAAGGTTCAACAATTCTTCCTCCAACTATTGTTGAGACCTACATTGTTCGTATTGTTGGGAATCAACAGCCATCTGTACCAAGGATGAAGCAGTTGGCACAAAAAATTACCAACTCATCTTCAGGGAACCTTGGTCTGAACCATACCGTATTTGGCAAAGTAAAGCAGATAAGACTTTCCTCCTATCTTAGACATTCTTTACATAGCAGGGGCAGTTCTGATGCACCTAGTCCATCGCCCATGCAACATCATGGTCATCAcggccatcatcaccatcaccatggtCATGAAGACAACAGGCATTTGGCTCCTGCTGCTCCCCCGATTAATCGCCCTGTACATACACCCAGACATGTTGCTCCACCACCATCTGGGTGTCCATATGGCAAAAAGGCCAAGAATAAGGTTCCTGTAACACCAGCTGCTGAGCCTGTGGCCAATGGTCACCGATCTACTTATCCTGCTGCTTTGCCGCCTTCTGTTCGTCATCCTCCACATGATCCCAGCATGCACACTAGATCACCTGTTCTGTCCCCTCCAGCTCTT contains:
- the LOC124661156 gene encoding uncharacterized protein LOC124661156, translated to MGKDAGGQRQRPPDGSGEGGPGGEGSGRCGCGGAVRLQCVAALVLGAAVLLSALFWLPPFAGQGRGAGDEDAPDPGLVFQDDIVASFRLQKTVPELLGNKSKLELDIYAEIGIPNSIVVVNLLHPLAGSNWTNVVFSIVPYPKNLTISSTYLSILRSSFMSLVVRQSTLHLTESLFGNSSSFEVLKFPGGITVIPAQNVFLPQAHRASFNFTLNFPIYKVQDRTDELKDQMKTGLLLDANENLFIKLGNLQGSTILPPTIVETYIVRIVGNQQPSVPRMKQLAQKITNSSSGNLGLNHTVFGKVKQIRLSSYLRHSLHSRGSSDAPSPSPMQHHGHHGHHHHHHGHEDNRHLAPAAPPINRPVHTPRHVAPPPSGCPYGKKAKNKVPVTPAAEPVANGHRSTYPAALPPSVRHPPHDPSMHTRSPVLSPPALPEPPLPAVSFGDAHPPSERATTGPSAGMSNVAPAPQTSNSSRRRSCHWVLVALISCTLLRSLL